The Mycteria americana isolate JAX WOST 10 ecotype Jacksonville Zoo and Gardens chromosome 16, USCA_MyAme_1.0, whole genome shotgun sequence DNA segment attaTACAGTGGCTTGATCATAAAACCTCTCCACAATAGATGTTACAAGAACAAAGACAAGAAATGCCACAACTACCTGGGATGGAATTTCAGGAAGAGCCTTGTAAAAGATTTGAGCTAGAAGAGGGGGATCACAACCCGGCAATGCGATGAGGAAGGGAGCTGGTGGACAGGCTGCACCCACCAGCCAAGCAAGAAGTTTTCCAGGATCTGAACACATCTCCACAAAACTGCAgctggtgggggttttttggaggaCTGGGCTGACTCTTGGGCAGGTTGCATAGGTGGAAGCAGAGCAAAGGTTTTGGCCCACGCAGAGCCAGCCTCACTGTCTCCCCAGAACACTGGACATTGCTGTCAGTATTTGGTTTTTGTCTAAGGAGCCTGTGGCTGCCTGGAGCCACAACTTACAGCAGTGGTGAGGTGAGCTGCATCACAgaagctgaaagcagaggaagttGTACCCAATCACCTGCATGTCTAACACGGCTGTAGCCATCAAAATAACATGTCATGGCAGCTCATGCTTCTGCAAAGCCAAGGGGCCAGCATGCTCCACAGCAATAGTCCAGTTTGCAGAGATGGGGTTAGTAACttaaaaggaagagaagcagagaaactAAAGCTTGCTACTATGACCAAACCTATCTGCCTTGTCAAGTGCTTGATCATCCCTGATCAAGTGCTGTAGCAGATATATCAGGCTGGTAGAAATGCCCCCATCTGTCCAGACAGGGGTGAAAGCTGCAGATGGGAGGGTTGTAAATCATGTCTGTTGCTCTTGGCTTTTACTTTTTGCTTGTTGGTCCAAGTTTGGCAAACCTGAAACATCACAAAATACGTCGATACCACCAGATATGCATTTCTGCAACAGCATCTGTGTTGCAGGGactaaactgaaaaattacatctGTCTCTTTTCAGAATAAACCACAAACCTTGGCAGGGGACACAGATGAAAAAATAAGGGAGGTGTTGGCTGGCACCCAGCCATCAGCATCCCTAGGTGGGCACTGGGCCCAGTATGGCCCAAATGCGGGCAGGTTTCCTTAAGACAGTGCCTCTGGAGCTGTGCCAGCTTTGCAGCCTCTGTGCAGCTGCACTTACATGGTACATGCTCTCACATTGATTAGCAGCAACGGGAAACAAGCTGGGGCTGCCAGGCTTCATGGTCATTTCATCTACACCTCATTGCTGCCCGCTGCAGCCACAGGCCTTCCCATGGCATATGCAGAATGCAAATCCAGTCCGGTATCACCCATGGTGTGCACCTCCTGGTGAGCCATCCCACgggccagcagtgggtctgggTGCAGCCAGGGCTGAACTGAGCAAACACGCAGCCCACGGTGCTGTGTGCGCCCAACAAAGGCCAAGGCAGGGTTTTAAATGAACTGTTCAGATCAAAGCCCACTTAGGCTCAAGGCTTGCGTAGTGCTTAGGAACAGATGTGCTTGGCAGCGGAGTGGGCACAGAgctctggtgtcactgcccatcCATCTGAGCCCCACGGGGCGCTTGTGCCCAGGGCAGCGTGGTTGTGGCTTGAGCTTGAGTGAATGGGAGAGCCCCACAGGGACAGCTTTGGGGCTGGCAGCAATCACCAGTGGCTCTGCTTTGTGGTGCTGGCAGAAGGGCGATGCAGGGTCCTGGGCCACTCCGGGCTGGCACTGCTGTCACactcctgctgcagagcatcccCATGCCCCAAGGGCGGGGAGAGCCCAAACACCTGGCAGAGGACTAGTCAGTCCCATCCCTCCTGACACCGCTGACCCCCTGGGAGAAAAcctggcagctcagccaggagttcactttgcaaaaaaaatctgattcctGGGTGTGAAGCATCCAGgtccccagcctctcccacccTCCTCAGGCCTGGTACCTGTATGGGTTCATCTCTGTTGGGCTTCCCAGCAGCAGGTCAGACCATGCATCAGGAGCACTCCCTGATCCAGCCTCCTGCCTTTGTCTCCTCAGCAGAGCCCTGAGGAAATAGTGGTTAACATAATGCTCCACCCTTCCCATTTACCATAATGGTTTCTCCGTGCTAAAGGCACTTTGTTtctgggaaaatatatttcttccttGAGTTGGTGAAAAAATAATGCCTCAAAAAGCCACACTGCTGACCCAGCCGTCACAAGGCAGAGCATTTCAGTGCGCTCCTGCTACTGAGCCCAAGAGCCCTCCCGCAGCAGCCTGCCCCATcttacagctgaagaaatatttcctgtgtGACAGGCATTTCCCCATCTCCCATCTGTGCATTTAGATAGGAAATGAGAAGCTCCTGTGCTGCAGCTACCACAAGGCTGACATGTCTAGGCTGGATGTGGCAGTGAGGAGCATCCAGCCCCAGGGGTCTGAAGGAAGCGCTCAGCCCATGGGGGAGGGTGCTTTCTGCTCTTCCATTGAGCAGTCCTGACATGGCAcacctgtgcctcagtttccccgcctGCAAGAGGGAGACATGATCATGCCACAAAGTGCTGAGATGTAATTGGGATCTGGGAGAGAAAGCAGGTCCCAGGATACAGAGCTCTTCCCCACAGGCAGCATCACCAGCCCTGCTTGCAGCACCCTGATACTCCCCTGAAAGCAGCCAAGGGCCCTGGGAGGCTCAGGGTCATGGGTCCCAATGGACGCCTAGTCATCCCACCGCTGAATCCCTGTGGGAGCTGGAAGCTGGTGAGCTGGAAGGTCTCAGGACAGGGACTGCGAGAGTCCCACTGTCCATGGGTGGGCAGTGGGACTCTGTAGGCATCCTCAGTCCAGCCTACCTTCAGGACCCTCTTGCctattccttcatttcattgctctCATAGGTATCAtgctcttctctccctgcagtgACCCACAAAGCCTTCTCCACCTTCATTTTACTTCACACTGATTAATGACCAAATGGAAAGCACCCAATCCATCCTCCATCACTAGCCCTGCtctactttttctcttttgtccaTCTCAGGTCTCCTCCTCAGATCCCGTCACCATGGAAATTCCCCCCAAGAGCCCTGACGGGAGTGAGAAGTCTCCTCAGTCCAAGGAGCTGCTGACCAGTAACACGGCCAGCACTCTCTGCATCAGCTCCCGGAGCGAGTCTGTCTGGACCAGCGCATCCAGAAGCAAGTGGGACATATACCACAAGCCCGTCATTGTCGTGTCTGTCGGAGCAGCCGTCTTCCTCTTTGGGATAGTCATCACCAGCCTGTCTTGCATCCAAATCaagaacaaaaatgtttacaaaatgtGTGGCCCGGCTTTCCTATCCTTGGGACTGATGCTCCTTGTTTGTGGCCTTGTCTGGATCCCCATCATCcggaagaagcagaagcagagacagaAGTCACAGTTTCTGCAGAGCCTCAAGTCCTTCTTCTTTAACCGCTGAGGGCAGCCCAGGACCTTCCCAGCAAGGCTCCCCTCCCCTCTACCCACGTGTGTTGGTtagccataaaaataaatgtgttcttgTACTCTCCTAGAGGATTTCATCCCAGTAAGTCTCTTCCCTACAGGTGAAACATACTGTACCAGTCTCCAGTGTGAACTTTGTATTTCATCCAGGtaatcccagaaaaaaagaaagcaggattttGCAGCTGAGCCCAGCAAGGAAGGTCCGAGCTCTCTGCCTCACCCTCCTGCCCAATGAGCAACCCAACGTCACATACTGGGAAAAGCAAAGCTCCTAAGTAGGCTGGCTCCACCCAGTAGCTTCTGCAAGATACGTCAGCAGAGACGAGCCAACCGACTACAAAGTGTGAATAAAGCCAGGTGTGAACACTGCTGACTGCAAACTGCAGGTCAGATGTAGAAACTAGGAGGCCAGAGGTGGTTCATCCAGAGTCAACGGAGAGGAGAAGCAGGACAATGTAGTTCCAGTCTACTTTATATCAGAGGAGGCCACCAGAACAGGCAACACACATCACCAAAGCTTAGGAGGACCAGATGTGACGCCCATGGTCAGGACTTTCCTGTCATCGAGCTATTACGATGGCTGGCTGAGACATGGCTGCAAACTAGAGTTCACTCCTTGCTCAGGGTGGAGCATTCACAATCTTTATTTATTGCTCCCAAGGGTCAAGGCAAAAAGCAGCATcgcaagcagcattttttttctcccccagcagAGGGTGTTTAAGAAAGGCTGTTCCTCCAGGCCTGCAGACGCAAAGTTGCTTTGCAGCATCTCTGCATTTGCACTGATGTCTGCAAGAGACACCCATAAACCTGAACCATCAGCCTATTCATGCGACCAGAACTGGACCACAGGCAAGTCAGACAGGTTTGTTATCTCCACCACTCTGTATTTCTGCCTTTAATAAATGTGTGCCTAGAGGCAATTCACCAAGGAAGGCACGGATCCTTTCTGCAtggtttttgctttaattttatattttcagcaGGCctgatttcctttaaaagacaaatttgaaatgcaaatgcTCAGTCTGAGGAACTGGTCTCAGTCTGGACAGCAAGATCTGGGTTGGTATGAATAGGGCCATAACGTCCAGCTCCTAATTTTGGGTTCAGACACTGATGAgagtctgatttttcagaagtgctgatgGAGACTGGATCCCATAGCAGACTTTCATCAGCCCAGTGAGATTCCCCAGCAGAGCAAGCACTGGCTCAAAGGCCCTGACACCCACTGCGGGATGAGGATGTGGTCCATACTGatcagaagcagaagaggaacaCAGAAAGAGGAGACCCCACCAAGCTCCTCTTTGTAGTCTGCACCTCTGCAGGGAAGCCGAGGCAGCCCCGTTGCTCTTCCAAATGCcatgggaggaagagaggctggCAGGGGGTGCACTGAGAGAATTTGCAATGTGTTCGCTCTTTGGTTTCAAACAGGCAGGGTATGATAACCTCCATCGACTGCTGGTGAGAGGAAGCTCATGTAAGCCCTCAGGTTTCTCTAACCCAGTATCCCACATCTACCAACAGCTCCcaaggaaagctgaaggaaagcaCAAGGAATGGGGCATGCAGACAATAGCCCTTCTCCTGGTTTATGTCCACCTCCCAGCTCACAACAGCTCAGAGTCAAGCCAGAGGTTGCTCCAGACCACTGTTTGACAGTCACTGATACAGCCAACATGCCCAACTCCTCCTGTTTTGCCCACTTTTTCAAATTGGTTTGCACTTTCAGGCTCTGCAACATCCTGGAGCCACAATCCCTTCAAGCCCCCTAATTTGCCAGACACGCTGGAAGCTCTGCATAGCATGAGGAGACGTGGCAAAAGCAGAGGGTAACAGATCCTGCTGCTCCAGGCCAGCGGGTGCCCAACAGGTCAGTTAAAAAAGAGTGTTTGCTGTTGTCAAGGACCATGAAGCTGTTAGCTGTGGGAACTGTGCTCAGGGCCAAGAGCTGATTCCCTGTGGGGAAATATTTAACCTCCTCCTGGTCATCTCTGGCTGAACTCCCTTGCACTTGAAATTGGTGCCACATCAGCATCTTTGCCTGCGAGTATGGTCCAAGGTGCCTGTGGCCCAAAGCCTTCAAGTGGAAGGATTTTTGCTACCACAATTTGGCTAACATGATTAACTAGGGAGCTTGGGCCCACCTTGGCACCGCTGCCAGGCTCCCACCAGTATGTGTCCAAGGCTGACCAGTCCCATGCACCTGGAGATCCTCTCCACCAGTGTTGGGAGAACTTGAGAAGGCAGGTCCCACCCTGGCAGCTGACACAGCTGGATTACAAGTATTCAAGCAATGCCTTTGCCCCAGGCTCAACCTGGCCGTGAGTTTTGTTTCCTGGGTGGTGCAGACAtgtgtgtcccctgccagccAGTGCCAAGTTCGTGAATGGGGTGTACAAGGTGTATGATCTGGCACTGGACCCAGTAAACCTCCGTTTGTTCCTCAGCCATTCATCATGTCATGCAAGGCTTTGCTTGTTTTTGCAACCCTGACTTGGCACTAGGCAGCAGTCTCTATTGATTTAGCTGCAACGGGCAGAGGATGCTCACCTAAAACTCCTGCTTGGGGGGCAGCTGCAGTCAGAAGAGCAGACAAACATTAGGACTCACGAGGGCGAAATCACGGAGTAACATGAAGAACATCATCAGATCCCAGCCTGCAGATCTGGTTGCAGACAGGCATCCTAAAGCTGCACAGTCTGGAGAAGGCACATGGAAATGTTCTCTGctgcaaacagctctgctgtggcaaGAGGCTGCTCAGCCCGGGCTTGCTGTCCAAAGGTATGTGACAGGAGTACTAGAAGTACCAAATGGCCTGGAGAGAGGGAGCAGGTGTCCTGCTCTCCATGTCTCACGATCAAGGATACGGAGATGGTCAATGAAATGTTAATATGTTAAGAAGTCACTGAGGCCAAGAATCGAATGGGATTCCAGACTGGTCATTTATAACAAGAATATTAagtttaattaaagcaaaaatttccCAAGGGACTTTCACGTTGCTGCTCTGGTCTCATGTCTGTTGTTTTGTGCCTGCTGGTAGAGAGGGGAGGCTGCGTTATAAGGTGTTTGAGGTGGATAATGGTGTGGCATCCAGGGGCCACCATGCAGGGGGCCTCACTCAGGACATCGGGAGGAGGAAGAatggggctggtgctgcaggtTTGTTTGGGTGCTGGCCATGTGCCTTGGGTGAAGGTCTCAGGTCTGCAGATGTGCTCAGTGGACACCTCTCTTGAGGTGTGAGGAGCACATGGGTGGCACAGGAAAGTGCCTGGCAAGAGGATGGAGCCTGCCCAGGTGAGGGTAAAGGCAATAGCCCAGGGATCAGCAAAACTTgctgagaggaggaggggggattTATCAGCTGGATCTTGCCATTTGCTGCCCAGATCTGTAGGGGGACAGTGAGGTAAAGGGAGAGAAATATTAACTGAAGGGAAATCTAGATTAACAGCTCAAAGATCAACATGCAGATGGAAGTCCAGCAACAGAATGGGAACTCTCCACTTTGTTGCACGGGGTATAAATGCCTGATTACTGCCGGGAAGTTGGGTggattttgcatttctgcatgcaATGCAAAGAGCTCCCAGCACTGGGGAATCATTCTCCTGAAGTGAGAGAGGCTCAGCTGGAGCGACTTAGGGAAACAGAGATGCAGGGTAGCCTGGAGACTGTTGACAAGGGTTTCATTAGGAGTTGACACAAAATGTATGCCCTACTGTGGCCCAGCAAAACCCTGCAGGGCTGCTGAAAAGTGAAATTCTGCCTCTGTGCCGTGGGATCAGTGAATTTCTACATCCCGCTGACATgggaggcagcagaagcagggggTATGTGTGGGTTCAAAATGGGCTGATGGACAACAGATCaaaaaagagacagcagaagCAACAGAGAGGGATGTGTCCTCTAACTTCTGTAACGTAACAGTGGTGGATGCTGGAGAAGTACATGGGGACCAGATGGCAGCAAGGGCTGGGCTCATGTGCCGTCTCCTCCTgccactgctggagacagcactgggctagatggacctttgatCTTACCATAGGGCAGTTCATGTCTTTGGGTCATTCCCATGCACCTGCAAAGCACTGTTTGACTGCTCCCCAATATTCCTCTCTACTCCCACTGAAGCTTGTTTGAATCCCGGTGTGATGCTTTGGatcaaaccaaagaaaaccatgttttaagaaaatatcaGGTTATCCAGCAAATATAATTACATCTGGCTCTCACTAAAGCAAGCTTAGATGCAATCTGCCAGCTTCCCCTGTTCTataaaaagaacaggaaatccATTAGAAAATTCATTATCTCTGCAGAGCAGTTCAAAGAGGAAATGTTACTCCTGCATCTCAAaggtcagcccccccccccccccaaacccgccGAGCAGGCTCTGCTGCCGGATGACACCCTGCTACAGGGCACCTGCAACAGCTTCTT contains these protein-coding regions:
- the PIRT gene encoding phosphoinositide-interacting protein; amino-acid sequence: MEIPPKSPDGSEKSPQSKELLTSNTASTLCISSRSESVWTSASRSKWDIYHKPVIVVSVGAAVFLFGIVITSLSCIQIKNKNVYKMCGPAFLSLGLMLLVCGLVWIPIIRKKQKQRQKSQFLQSLKSFFFNR